A portion of the Leptospira wolbachii serovar Codice str. CDC genome contains these proteins:
- a CDS encoding 3-dehydroquinate synthase — MIEDSLPPLSSEFQVPYRYTVQFTKGIFQLTNTSLQNFLISERKEGIIKKALVVLDEGLTLHYPNLIAEIKKYFQGLSSIVQLTGDIMVIPGGEECKNNPKLWESLVNAVDTYGIDRHSYIIAIGGGAILDLVGYVAAVSHRGIRLVRIPTTVLSQNDSGVGVKNSINHQGKKNFLGTFAPPVAVFNDLLFLESLDDRDWRSGMAEAIKVSLIKDRDFFLWIESNADILKSRNLEKMSYLIHRCAELHIHHIANGDPFESGSSRPLDFGHWAGHKLEYLTEFSLRHGEAVAIGMALDTVYSYQKNFLPEEDRNRILLLLKKLGFVIYHPELSANEKENLYLGLQEFREHLGGMLTIVLLAGIGKPWEVHEIDPKILAQSVDFLETYV; from the coding sequence ATGATTGAAGATTCTTTACCTCCTCTTTCCTCTGAGTTTCAAGTCCCCTACCGATATACAGTCCAATTTACTAAGGGGATATTTCAACTAACGAACACTAGCTTACAAAATTTTTTGATTTCCGAACGGAAAGAGGGAATTATCAAAAAAGCGTTGGTAGTTCTTGATGAGGGACTTACTTTACACTATCCAAATCTAATTGCAGAAATAAAAAAATACTTCCAAGGATTGAGTTCTATCGTCCAGCTAACGGGTGATATAATGGTTATTCCTGGTGGGGAAGAGTGTAAAAATAATCCGAAACTTTGGGAATCGTTAGTGAATGCTGTGGATACTTATGGCATTGATCGACATTCTTATATCATTGCCATTGGAGGAGGGGCCATCCTTGATTTGGTTGGATATGTAGCTGCTGTGTCTCACCGTGGAATTCGATTGGTTCGCATACCCACTACGGTGCTTTCCCAAAATGATTCTGGTGTCGGTGTAAAAAATAGTATCAACCACCAAGGAAAAAAAAATTTCCTAGGTACCTTTGCACCACCTGTTGCCGTGTTTAACGACCTACTTTTTTTAGAAAGTTTAGATGATCGTGATTGGCGCTCCGGGATGGCAGAAGCAATCAAGGTTTCTCTTATTAAAGATAGAGATTTTTTTCTTTGGATCGAATCCAATGCCGACATTTTAAAAAGTCGTAATTTAGAAAAGATGTCTTATCTCATCCACCGCTGTGCCGAACTCCATATACATCATATAGCGAATGGAGATCCTTTTGAATCTGGATCCTCCCGCCCTTTGGATTTTGGACATTGGGCAGGTCATAAATTAGAATATCTAACAGAGTTTTCCCTCAGGCACGGGGAAGCCGTTGCCATAGGAATGGCGTTAGATACAGTGTATTCGTATCAAAAAAATTTTTTACCGGAAGAGGATAGGAATAGGATTCTATTACTTTTAAAGAAACTTGGATTTGTTATCTATCACCCAGAGTTATCGGCGAATGAGAAAGAAAATTTATATTTGGGCTTACAAGAATTCAGAGAACATTTGGGAGGTATGCTCACCATTGTGTTGTTAGCTGGCATCGGGAAACCTTGGGAAGTGCATGAAATCGATCCAAAAATATTAGCTCAATCGGTGGACTTTTTGGAAACGTATGTATGA
- a CDS encoding winged helix-turn-helix transcriptional regulator produces the protein MTKELKRKLQDNTKRGSQWTFLSNHAHVLICLSKDPDMRLKDVALLVGITERAVQAIVKDLVDAQILEKSKDGRRNQYIIQTEQKLRHTLEANHSISELLRLGK, from the coding sequence ATGACAAAAGAGCTAAAAAGAAAATTGCAAGATAACACGAAAAGAGGAAGCCAGTGGACCTTTCTTTCAAACCATGCTCACGTTTTGATTTGTTTGAGTAAAGATCCAGATATGAGATTGAAAGATGTCGCATTGTTAGTCGGCATAACGGAAAGGGCGGTTCAGGCCATTGTCAAAGATTTGGTTGATGCTCAAATTTTGGAAAAAAGTAAAGATGGACGTCGAAACCAATACATCATCCAAACGGAACAAAAATTGCGTCATACTTTAGAAGCAAACCATTCCATCTCAGAACTATTACGTTTAGGTAAGTAG
- a CDS encoding DoxX family protein, translating to MKKFLVYTLGAFYIIAGTNHFFSPEFYLEMMPDYLPFHELLNVTSGLAEITLGTLVLYERMRKMACYGIIILLLAIYPANINMLLTALEGKDYGVPIWALYARLPFQFLFIYWAWLVREFKWTEEPA from the coding sequence ATGAAAAAATTTCTCGTGTATACTCTCGGGGCGTTCTACATAATTGCGGGAACCAATCATTTCTTTTCTCCGGAATTTTACCTGGAAATGATGCCGGATTACCTTCCCTTCCATGAACTTTTGAATGTGACCAGTGGGTTAGCAGAAATTACCTTAGGTACCCTTGTTCTATACGAACGGATGCGAAAGATGGCGTGTTATGGAATCATCATCCTTCTGCTCGCTATTTATCCTGCTAACATAAATATGTTGCTTACTGCTTTAGAGGGAAAGGATTATGGTGTCCCCATTTGGGCCTTATACGCAAGATTACCTTTCCAGTTTTTATTTATTTATTGGGCATGGTTAGTCAGAGAATTTAAATGGACTGAAGAACCAGCCTAA
- a CDS encoding alkaline phosphatase family protein — MRKSKTSSFQKTVVIDVVGLSSNLVGEFTPFLKQFLEKRKTLLIEPMLPALTTSTQSTYLTGEWPSKHGIVGNGWYDHEDAEIKFWKQSNHLVESEKIWERAKKIDPEFTCSQMFWWYNMYANVDYSVTPRPQYHADGVKAPDCYSYPPELRDELQKEFGQFPLFHFWGPNANIKSTQWITNATIFVDKKYNPTLTLVYLPHLDYCLQKFGPNTTLIQKELSEIDGVLKQLIEYYERQNTKIILLSEYGITPVSRPIHINRILRENGLVSVRKERWYELLDPGASKAFAVSDHQIAHIYCKDPSIQNQVIEILKNIQGIDLVLDKKAQKKYHIDHKRSGDIVAVTDSESWFTYYYWLDDKEAPDYARLVDIHRKPGYDPCEMFLDPKKTNVKLRVGLKLIRKKLGFRYLMDVIPLDAGLVKGSHGSIHGKKEFYPIFSSDSPYPKKEISANKVYDLIWNQMTSKI; from the coding sequence ATGAGAAAGTCAAAAACAAGTTCGTTTCAAAAAACAGTTGTCATTGATGTTGTGGGGCTTAGCTCAAATTTGGTTGGGGAGTTTACTCCTTTTTTAAAACAGTTTTTGGAAAAACGAAAAACTCTTCTTATCGAACCTATGCTTCCAGCTTTGACGACAAGCACCCAGTCAACTTATCTAACAGGTGAATGGCCAAGTAAACATGGAATTGTCGGGAATGGTTGGTATGATCATGAGGATGCTGAAATTAAGTTTTGGAAACAATCCAATCATTTGGTTGAAAGTGAAAAGATATGGGAGAGAGCCAAAAAAATAGATCCTGAATTTACCTGTTCTCAAATGTTTTGGTGGTACAATATGTACGCTAATGTCGATTATTCGGTGACTCCAAGGCCACAATACCACGCTGATGGTGTCAAAGCTCCCGATTGTTATTCGTATCCTCCAGAACTTCGTGATGAGTTACAAAAAGAGTTCGGCCAATTTCCTCTTTTCCATTTTTGGGGTCCCAACGCCAATATCAAATCTACACAGTGGATAACAAATGCAACAATCTTCGTTGATAAAAAGTATAATCCCACTCTCACTTTAGTATACCTTCCTCATTTGGACTATTGTTTGCAAAAGTTTGGACCGAATACAACTTTGATTCAAAAGGAACTTTCTGAAATTGACGGAGTTCTAAAACAATTGATTGAGTATTATGAAAGACAAAATACAAAGATCATTCTACTTTCTGAATATGGAATTACACCCGTGAGTCGTCCAATTCATATCAATCGTATTCTTAGGGAGAATGGCCTTGTTTCTGTTCGCAAAGAAAGGTGGTATGAACTTTTAGATCCCGGTGCATCCAAAGCTTTTGCCGTCTCCGATCACCAAATTGCTCATATCTATTGTAAGGACCCCAGTATCCAAAACCAGGTGATAGAGATTTTAAAAAACATACAGGGTATCGATCTTGTTCTAGATAAAAAGGCACAAAAAAAATATCATATCGATCACAAACGTTCTGGTGACATAGTGGCTGTAACAGATTCTGAGTCGTGGTTTACGTATTATTATTGGTTAGATGATAAAGAGGCGCCAGATTATGCTCGTTTGGTGGATATTCACAGAAAACCTGGATATGATCCTTGTGAGATGTTTTTGGACCCCAAGAAAACGAACGTTAAATTGCGAGTGGGATTAAAATTAATTCGTAAAAAACTTGGATTTCGATATCTTATGGACGTGATTCCTTTGGATGCGGGTTTGGTCAAAGGTTCCCACGGATCCATCCATGGAAAAAAGGAATTTTACCCCATTTTTTCTTCGGATAGCCCATACCCGAAAAAAGAAATTTCTGCTAATAAAGTGTACGATTTGATTTGGAATCAAATGACTTCAAAGATTTAA
- a CDS encoding EboA domain-containing protein → MIDIPKNLTQFLFEQTTEKEREWLEEKVKSNVLDLMTAFVAAPRFLSKKIVSYDSKSKGCLIPHQVGFQVDGWNLVRLSRVWLLLHLPTEPKEQFIKNIETLFDTAELNELVALYSALPLLPYPWEWLPRATDAVRSNMGFVFDAIALLNPYPELYFPELAWNQLVLKTIFNGKPIHWIYGIDRRKNKELAEAVSDFISERLAAGRKVPLQIWRLVSPFANESISPKLITLFTSELKAEREVAALVCFESTNPQVHSLLLKYPDLELSIQNGELDWSKLESIPE, encoded by the coding sequence ATGATAGACATTCCAAAAAATTTAACTCAATTCCTTTTTGAACAAACCACAGAAAAAGAACGTGAATGGTTAGAAGAGAAAGTCAAATCGAATGTTTTGGATTTGATGACCGCATTTGTGGCGGCACCACGATTTTTGTCAAAAAAGATCGTTTCCTATGATTCTAAATCCAAAGGATGTTTGATCCCTCACCAGGTTGGATTTCAAGTAGACGGTTGGAATTTAGTTCGATTATCGCGTGTTTGGTTGTTGTTGCATTTGCCTACGGAACCCAAAGAACAATTTATTAAAAATATAGAGACCTTATTTGACACAGCAGAGTTAAACGAACTCGTTGCTTTGTATTCTGCATTGCCACTTCTTCCCTATCCTTGGGAATGGTTACCAAGGGCTACCGATGCAGTACGCTCCAATATGGGATTTGTATTTGATGCCATTGCACTTTTAAATCCTTATCCAGAACTTTATTTTCCAGAACTTGCTTGGAACCAACTGGTATTAAAAACCATTTTTAATGGAAAACCAATCCATTGGATTTACGGAATCGATAGGCGAAAAAACAAAGAGCTCGCAGAAGCTGTTTCTGATTTTATCAGTGAACGTTTGGCTGCGGGCCGAAAAGTTCCTCTGCAAATTTGGAGACTTGTCTCTCCCTTTGCGAACGAATCAATATCCCCAAAACTTATTACTTTATTTACCTCTGAACTGAAAGCTGAAAGGGAAGTGGCAGCACTTGTCTGTTTTGAATCTACAAATCCCCAGGTTCATTCGTTATTATTGAAATACCCAGACTTAGAATTATCGATACAAAATGGAGAGTTGGATTGGTCTAAACTAGAGTCCATTCCTGAATAA
- the eboE gene encoding metabolite traffic protein EboE, protein MKTKYGHLTYCSNIHPGESWSDHFSHLQKNLPLVRANLSPDAPMGIGLRLANEASLELIKPEVIAEFQTWLEKEGFYVFLINGFPYGSFHKTAVKENVYKPDWATKDRLDYTLRLFSILSRLLPEGMEGGVSTPPISYQYFDTTDFDRKQRVAVATKHIVDVLFYLIQMQKDSGKTLHLDLEPEPDGVLGNVELLVQWFLDVLLPLAIPEIQTKWGLTKEVAECTVRNHIRICLDVCHSAVSFEDNQTIVKLLKENSIQVGRIQISSALKVEFSKQPKEIMDLLVSFDEPTYLHQVIIKSDDGKLQSYPDLSEALQRGGKPFEEWRIHFHVPVFLDSYGLLSSTQKELIELLNLQKEFSITNSLEVETYTWSVLPEELQIPIVASIIRELQWVKSILENEISVGITE, encoded by the coding sequence ATGAAAACAAAATACGGTCACTTAACCTATTGTTCCAATATCCATCCTGGTGAATCTTGGTCAGATCATTTTTCTCATCTACAAAAAAACCTACCTTTGGTACGTGCGAATCTATCCCCAGACGCTCCGATGGGAATCGGCCTTAGATTGGCAAATGAAGCTTCCTTGGAACTGATAAAACCAGAGGTCATTGCCGAATTTCAAACTTGGTTAGAGAAAGAAGGATTTTATGTTTTTTTGATCAACGGGTTTCCTTATGGGAGTTTTCACAAAACAGCCGTTAAGGAAAATGTATATAAACCGGATTGGGCAACAAAAGATAGGTTAGATTATACATTACGGTTATTCAGCATTTTATCCAGATTATTACCCGAGGGAATGGAGGGAGGTGTATCCACACCACCGATATCATACCAGTATTTTGATACCACTGACTTCGATAGAAAACAGAGGGTTGCAGTTGCCACCAAACATATAGTCGATGTACTTTTTTATTTGATTCAAATGCAAAAAGATTCAGGCAAAACCTTACATTTGGATCTAGAACCAGAACCTGACGGGGTCTTGGGGAACGTAGAACTTTTGGTGCAATGGTTTTTGGACGTTCTTCTTCCTTTGGCCATTCCTGAAATACAAACCAAATGGGGGCTAACGAAGGAAGTTGCCGAATGTACGGTTCGGAACCATATTCGAATTTGCCTGGACGTTTGCCATTCGGCCGTAAGTTTTGAAGACAACCAAACTATAGTTAAATTGTTGAAAGAAAATTCCATTCAAGTGGGTAGAATTCAAATCAGCTCTGCCCTTAAGGTCGAGTTTTCCAAACAACCAAAAGAGATAATGGATTTACTCGTTAGTTTTGATGAGCCTACTTATCTGCACCAAGTAATCATTAAATCAGATGACGGAAAATTACAATCCTATCCCGATTTATCTGAGGCCCTGCAAAGGGGCGGGAAGCCGTTTGAGGAATGGAGAATCCACTTCCATGTTCCCGTTTTTTTAGATTCTTATGGACTTTTATCTTCAACCCAAAAAGAACTAATCGAACTGTTAAACCTACAAAAAGAATTCTCTATTACAAATTCTTTGGAAGTAGAAACATATACATGGAGTGTTTTACCTGAAGAATTACAAATTCCTATAGTTGCATCCATCATTCGCGAGTTACAATGGGTTAAATCAATTTTAGAAAACGAAATAAGTGTAGGGATTACTGAATGA
- a CDS encoding TatD family hydrolase yields MCQNPNEPSKNPSHFESIHSSENLPTHRDLLWEDYQNLIQGLRFFDPHIHMVSRTTDDYQMMAKAGIVAIIEPAFWVGQPRTGLASFKDYYSSLVGWERFRSSQFGIKHYCTMGLNSREANNERLAEEVMEILPLFAYKEGVVGIGEIGFDDQTPLEEKYYRLQLELAKNAKLPVQIHTPHRDKKRGTERSMSIALEHGLDPSFVVVDHNNEETMKSVLDQGFWAAFTIYPFTKMGNERMVAVVEKYGSERIMINSSADWGISDPLAIPKTAALMKQRGIPSEVIRMVTYQNAIDAFAKSGQIDVTDFETESQPDPNAKFHGNSILRGGQQPVINKNSLLIQ; encoded by the coding sequence ATGTGCCAAAACCCAAACGAACCATCAAAGAATCCCTCACATTTTGAATCCATCCATTCATCTGAAAATTTACCGACTCACAGAGATTTGTTGTGGGAGGACTACCAAAACCTAATCCAAGGTCTGCGATTCTTCGATCCACATATCCACATGGTATCAAGAACCACGGACGACTACCAGATGATGGCAAAAGCAGGGATTGTCGCAATCATAGAACCTGCTTTTTGGGTGGGGCAACCTAGGACGGGACTTGCCAGCTTTAAGGACTATTACAGTAGTCTTGTGGGTTGGGAGAGGTTCAGATCTTCCCAATTTGGAATTAAACATTATTGCACCATGGGTTTAAATTCAAGAGAAGCAAATAACGAACGTCTTGCGGAAGAGGTAATGGAGATTTTACCTTTATTTGCTTATAAAGAAGGTGTCGTTGGCATTGGTGAGATTGGATTTGATGACCAAACTCCCTTAGAAGAAAAATACTACCGTTTGCAACTGGAACTTGCAAAAAATGCAAAATTACCTGTACAAATCCATACACCACATCGAGATAAAAAAAGAGGAACTGAAAGGAGTATGTCCATAGCTTTGGAACATGGGCTTGATCCTTCCTTTGTTGTTGTGGATCATAATAACGAAGAGACCATGAAATCAGTGTTAGACCAAGGTTTTTGGGCAGCTTTTACGATTTATCCATTTACCAAGATGGGAAATGAGAGGATGGTGGCCGTTGTGGAAAAATACGGTTCGGAAAGGATCATGATCAATTCGAGTGCCGATTGGGGAATCTCAGATCCACTTGCGATTCCAAAAACAGCAGCGCTTATGAAACAAAGAGGGATTCCTTCAGAAGTGATTCGAATGGTCACTTACCAAAATGCAATTGATGCCTTTGCAAAAAGTGGACAAATCGATGTAACTGACTTTGAAACAGAATCCCAACCAGATCCGAATGCCAAGTTTCATGGCAACTCCATCCTTCGCGGTGGCCAACAACCAGTGATTAACAAAAATTCTCTCCTGATCCAATAG
- the eboC gene encoding UbiA-like protein EboC (EboC, a homolog the polyprenyltransferase UbiA, belongs to system of proteins involved in the trafficking of precursor metabolites to an extracytoplasmic compartment so that the biosynthesis of certain natural products, such as scytonemin, can be completed.) — protein sequence MNVKAYITLFRPANVVTALADILAGMAIVGFVWKDNTPIFLLLSTIGLYGGGVVLNDFFDVSIDLKERPERPIPSGKVSKLSALVFGSLLLGLGMGFAFLYQIESGWIATGIVILILAYNRLAKHHSVFGPIVMGMCRGGNLILGMSLVSEIKISELSLAFLPILYIAAITMISRDEVHGGKKTPLLLAGFFYLTVFLCMSFLSFRLGNILQSIPFVFLHLGMVFPPLYRAYQNPIGPMIGKAVKMAVITLILLNASFAASFGFLSIAFVILCLLPLSLILAKTFSVT from the coding sequence ATGAATGTAAAAGCATACATTACTTTATTTCGACCTGCAAATGTAGTGACAGCCCTTGCTGATATTCTTGCCGGCATGGCTATCGTTGGTTTTGTTTGGAAAGACAATACTCCCATTTTTCTTTTACTCTCCACTATCGGTTTGTATGGCGGAGGTGTCGTTCTAAATGATTTTTTTGATGTCTCTATTGATTTAAAAGAAAGACCGGAACGTCCGATCCCCAGTGGAAAAGTATCCAAACTATCTGCTTTGGTTTTTGGGAGTTTGTTATTAGGGTTAGGGATGGGTTTTGCATTTTTATACCAAATAGAAAGTGGATGGATTGCCACTGGAATTGTTATCCTAATCCTTGCTTACAATCGTTTGGCGAAGCATCATTCTGTTTTTGGGCCAATCGTGATGGGGATGTGCCGTGGTGGTAATTTGATACTTGGGATGAGTTTGGTTTCTGAAATCAAAATTTCCGAACTTTCCCTTGCTTTTCTACCGATTTTATATATAGCTGCCATAACAATGATCAGTCGGGATGAAGTTCATGGTGGGAAAAAAACTCCCCTTTTACTCGCCGGTTTTTTTTATCTGACAGTATTCCTTTGTATGTCATTTTTATCATTTCGTTTGGGAAATATACTCCAGAGTATCCCTTTTGTTTTTCTGCATCTGGGAATGGTGTTTCCCCCTTTATATCGTGCTTACCAGAATCCGATAGGACCTATGATTGGTAAGGCGGTGAAGATGGCTGTAATTACTCTAATCCTTCTAAATGCTTCGTTTGCGGCAAGTTTTGGATTTTTATCCATAGCGTTTGTCATCCTTTGTTTGTTACCTCTTTCTTTGATTTTAGCAAAAACCTTTTCTGTTACCTAA
- a CDS encoding Crp/Fnr family transcriptional regulator has product MSAEEIKVVNYSKGAAIVVQNSTNAGNFFIVRSGRVSVDSEHIVVDHELSFYEAGDSFGLVSALTEHRFLVTLFADTDVELVQIPIRLLGSYLKERKELAMKILGLYSRELRTLQKHLSKANKPADRDYHPERLVLNARTYLSWQKPNLAAYSLQTFLKWSKENNSTENLAEANDLLRSIGSNYKPFVWDSMQSNLEAGEILFVESEKNNEIYVVLEGNVKLFGIVRGYEYVIDVLGPGEIFGEMSLIDNAPRMASAITETKSKILRVTAENLFESVGPSLLQKIFESIARRIWFSHQRLVILRLKTPVIRLYAYLYNSIRDQDIRLGRNLDESLANAHTIYIQMEELCNMCGIIKVKQETIQEFLSDTNLVIEPNRITIKSRKRLEEKLGHYKSKEGQIVA; this is encoded by the coding sequence GTGTCCGCAGAAGAAATCAAAGTTGTAAATTATTCCAAAGGTGCTGCCATTGTAGTGCAGAATTCCACTAACGCAGGGAACTTTTTTATTGTAAGATCTGGCCGTGTGTCGGTCGATTCCGAACATATCGTGGTTGACCACGAGCTCTCTTTTTATGAAGCAGGTGATAGTTTTGGGCTTGTATCGGCCCTCACGGAACATCGGTTTTTAGTTACCTTGTTTGCCGATACAGATGTGGAGTTAGTCCAAATCCCCATTCGACTTTTGGGTTCCTATCTCAAAGAGAGAAAAGAGCTGGCAATGAAGATTTTGGGTCTATATTCCAGAGAACTCAGAACCTTACAAAAACATCTTTCGAAGGCTAACAAACCAGCCGATCGTGATTACCATCCAGAACGACTAGTGCTCAATGCAAGAACCTACTTGTCTTGGCAAAAACCAAACTTAGCGGCTTACTCTTTGCAAACTTTCTTAAAATGGTCCAAAGAAAATAACTCTACGGAAAATTTGGCTGAGGCTAATGATCTTCTCAGGTCCATCGGCTCCAATTACAAACCATTTGTCTGGGACAGTATGCAGTCCAATTTGGAAGCTGGTGAAATTCTTTTTGTAGAAAGTGAAAAGAATAATGAAATCTATGTTGTGTTAGAGGGGAATGTTAAACTATTCGGAATAGTTCGTGGTTATGAATACGTAATCGATGTTTTAGGACCAGGCGAAATTTTCGGAGAGATGTCTCTGATTGATAATGCCCCACGAATGGCATCAGCAATTACAGAAACGAAAAGTAAAATTCTTCGTGTTACAGCTGAGAATTTATTTGAATCTGTAGGCCCATCCTTATTACAAAAAATCTTTGAAAGTATTGCACGGCGGATTTGGTTTTCGCACCAACGATTAGTAATCTTGCGCTTGAAAACGCCTGTGATCCGACTTTATGCTTATTTATACAATTCCATCCGTGACCAAGACATTCGATTGGGTAGGAACTTGGACGAAAGTCTCGCCAATGCACATACAATTTATATCCAGATGGAAGAACTCTGTAATATGTGCGGAATCATCAAAGTAAAACAGGAGACCATCCAAGAATTCTTGAGTGACACGAATCTCGTCATTGAACCCAACCGGATTACAATCAAAAGTCGCAAACGATTGGAGGAAAAGTTGGGACATTATAAATCAAAAGAGGGGCAAATTGTTGCCTAA
- a CDS encoding DUF1415 domain-containing protein has protein sequence MSTERALTNEEEILFKTKEWVLKSVIGLNLCPFAKPTYQANTIRYIVSGSKTKKDLLIHLESELQFLKETDPLVTETTLLIHPYVLEIFLDQNDFLDDADFLLNRLDLDGIIQIANFHPQFQFAGKNIDDITNFVGRSPFPILHLLREDNISRIVDSHPNIDSIYENNRKTMRKLGYDGWKKLGL, from the coding sequence ATGTCCACAGAAAGAGCGTTAACAAACGAAGAAGAAATTCTATTCAAAACCAAAGAATGGGTTTTGAAATCTGTGATTGGACTCAATCTTTGTCCTTTTGCAAAGCCAACATACCAAGCGAATACGATTCGTTATATTGTCAGTGGTTCAAAAACAAAAAAAGATTTACTTATCCACCTTGAATCTGAATTACAATTTCTGAAAGAGACCGACCCTCTCGTTACAGAAACCACCCTCCTTATCCATCCTTATGTTTTGGAGATTTTTCTTGACCAAAATGACTTTTTAGACGATGCTGATTTTCTCTTAAATCGATTGGATTTAGATGGCATTATTCAAATTGCAAATTTCCATCCACAGTTTCAGTTTGCTGGGAAAAATATAGATGACATAACCAACTTCGTTGGCAGATCTCCTTTTCCAATCTTACATTTGTTACGTGAAGATAACATCAGCCGAATTGTTGACTCTCATCCAAATATTGACAGTATATACGAAAACAATAGAAAAACAATGAGGAAACTAGGATATGACGGATGGAAAAAATTAGGGTTATAA